The Nitrospira sp. DNA segment GGAGAGAGAACGTCCTACCGCCTTTACTTCTCCGTTGGCCTTTTAGGTTCTGAGGCTTGTAACGGCCATAACGACCCTACCAGCATACCGATTCCAGCCATCAGAAACCCAATGAGTTGAGGTGGCCAGACATCGGTTGGCTGATAGAATAATTCCCCCACCAACCAGCTCGTCAGGCCGGAGATAATGGCGACCAGCGCTCCTTGTGTTGTGGCCTTCTTCCAATAGAGCCCTGCGACCAACGGAATAAAGGCCGCCACAAGAGTCACCTTATAGGTACTCACCACGAGCGTATAGATGGTGGCTTCCGACCACAATGCGATGGTCAACACCACCGAAGCAAATACCAGCAGGACCACTCGCATCAAACGGAGGAACTCCGCATCATTGACAGGTGCGCACATCGGCCGAATGACGTTCTCACTCAACGCGACCGACGGAGCGAGTAGAGTGGCACTGGAACAACTCATCACCGCAGACAGCACCGCTCCAAAAAAGATAACCTGTGCCAGGAGCGGTGTGTGCTCCAGGATAAGTGTCGGCAAAATGAGCTGGGAATCCTGCTCCAACAGCGCTCCAAACTTGGCTGGATCAATCAGTGTCGCGGCGTACGCAAGAAACATCGGGACAAAACAGAACGCAAAATAGAGTATTGCCCCCAGTAACGAACCCCTGACAGCTGTCTGTTCGTTCTTCGCAGAGGTAATCCGTTGGAACACATCTTGCTGTGGGATCGACCCGAGCATCATGGTCATCCATGCTCCGATAAAGGGAATCCATGCCGCAACGGTGGGCGGTGGAAACAAGTCCAATTTCCCGGCTGCGGCCGCGTGTGAGATGACGGCAGGAACTCCGCCGGCCATCTCCCCGACGATTGAGGCGATATAGAGCAGTCCTCCCATGATCACCGAAATCTGTACAAAATCGAGAATCGCGACTGAGAACATGCCTCCGAACGTCGTATAGGTCAGCACAATGGCGGCGCCGATCACGATGCCCACCGACTGACTGATCATCCCCTCCGTCACGACATTGAGCACCAGACCGAGCACTTTGAATTGGGCGGCAACCCAACCGAGATACGAGGCGACGATGCAGAGCGTGCAGAGAACCTCGATGGTGCGGTTATAGCGATACCGGTAGTAATCGCCCACCGTCAGCATGTTGAGTCGGTACAATCGTGGCGCGAAAAACAGTCCGGCAAGCATCAGGCACATGCTCGATCCGAAGGGGTCGGCCACGACGCCTCGCAGACCTTCTTTCACAAAGGTCGCCGAGATGCCAAGGACGGCCTCAGCGCCGAACCAGGTGGCGAATACCGTGGCTATCACGATGGCAAGTGGGAGGGACCTTCCGGCGACGGCAAAGTCCTTTGAATTCCGTACACGAGTCGCGGCGAAAAGTCCGATACCGACCGACAGGATGAGATAGAGAATGACGAACCAGAGGACCACGCGAGGCAGGATAAAGCCAACCCGGCCTACAATCAATTAGTATTCATAATCCTGTATAGGAAGGAGATGAGATGCGAGTGGACAAAACCGGGATGAATGAGATCGAGCTATCGCCCTTGAACCACCCTCTAGAACGACCAGTATCGCGACGCTCCCAACACAAGCCGACATCCGACCAGAAAGAGCTCGCCCTGCGATTCAACAGGTATGGTCCTTGTCCACTGCACCTCGTAGAGGTTCAAGGAATGTTCCCACCGAGTTTCCGCGACATCCAGCTCGATATATTGCCGGAATCGCGGTTGTCGCCCCATCAGAATCAAGATCCCGTGCTCACTTCGGTTAAGACAGTAGGCCTCACCCTGTTCAATGGTGAGTGCCTGTTTGTCGGTTGATTCACAGAGCCCATAGGCACAGACCTTTTGTTCCTCGCACCGAGCTTCGCGTCGGCGAGAAGGAAATGGAATCACGTTTTGATGGGCTATACCAGCCATGGTTCTCTGGGTTTTGAGATTTCCCGGTCGGTATCGAGAAATCTCACCACGAACAACTTTTGTGCCGGTACTTGGTTCCATGTGTTCCTCCGCCATCCATATATTATATTGAAATCGAGTTATGGATAAGATGACAGCAAGGGTCATGCCCTTGGGCTACCCTCCCCGCACCTATACGAATTCCTTAGGAATATGCTTCCACTACTTCAAGCCAGTATTCCGATGAATTTGGTAAGCGAAGGGAGATTGATTCACTCCTCCGATGGATAAATACTGTATGTCGTTAATTTCACAGGAATTCCAAATGTGTATTCAAAAGCATACGGTTCGGAGCGGTTTCTCCTCGCAGAAACCTACACCAGGCACATTCTCCACCTCCCATAGACACATATAGGTCGAGCAAACGCCACGGCTTCCTTCCCTACGATCCTGGCAATCGGCTCATCAGCCAGGCTAATCACACCAACTTTTCCAAGCGGACGCCAAGTAAGCGGATACGTTTTCGGTGTGGGTTTTCACGGCGGTCGAGAAACGGCATCAGCAATTTCAACCCCTCACGCTGTAATACGCCCGGATCACCCGTTGCGGTAGCCAACGTGTGGGCACGCGACTTCGTTTCAAAGTCCGCAAAACGAACCGTGAGCACAACGGTGCGAAACGCCTTAAACCCTTCGAGGGTCAGACGGTCCATTGCCCCTCGAGCCAGGCTGTCGAGCTGAGTGAAGAGTGTGTGGCTGTCGAGCGTATCGGACTCGAACGTTTCCTGTTCACCGATCGATTGTGGCTCGGAGTATTCTTCGACTGGCGAGTCATCGTACCCGCGAGCCTTGTCATAGAAGACCGCCCCCCGCTTTCCCAACAGATGCGTGAGTTGTTGGAGAGATGCATCCCGCAGATCCTTGACGACCC contains these protein-coding regions:
- a CDS encoding sodium:solute symporter family protein, with protein sequence MVLWFVILYLILSVGIGLFAATRVRNSKDFAVAGRSLPLAIVIATVFATWFGAEAVLGISATFVKEGLRGVVADPFGSSMCLMLAGLFFAPRLYRLNMLTVGDYYRYRYNRTIEVLCTLCIVASYLGWVAAQFKVLGLVLNVVTEGMISQSVGIVIGAAIVLTYTTFGGMFSVAILDFVQISVIMGGLLYIASIVGEMAGGVPAVISHAAAAGKLDLFPPPTVAAWIPFIGAWMTMMLGSIPQQDVFQRITSAKNEQTAVRGSLLGAILYFAFCFVPMFLAYAATLIDPAKFGALLEQDSQLILPTLILEHTPLLAQVIFFGAVLSAVMSCSSATLLAPSVALSENVIRPMCAPVNDAEFLRLMRVVLLVFASVVLTIALWSEATIYTLVVSTYKVTLVAAFIPLVAGLYWKKATTQGALVAIISGLTSWLVGELFYQPTDVWPPQLIGFLMAGIGMLVGSLWPLQASEPKRPTEK